The genomic stretch CAACCAGCGGCTTGTACTGGTCGGCGACCTTGAGCTGATCGTCGGCGGCAATCGCGAAAGTGCGGGTGTCACCGCTGAACTCGCCCTTGGGTATGTTGGCATTGGCGCGGTTCAGCGCGTTGCGCACCTCGTCCATGCCGATGCCGTAGGCGGAAAGTTGCGCCGGATTGGCTTGCACCCGAACCGCCGGCTTGGCGCCGCCGCCGACGATCACCTGTCCCACGCCTTCCACCTGCGAGATTTTTTGCGCCAGGATGGAATCGGCGGCGTCGTACATGCGCGCCAGTGGCATGGTGTCGGAGGTCAGCGCCAGCAGGATGATAGGAGCGTCGGCGGGATTGGTTTTCCGATAGGTCGGATTATTCGGCAGGTTCGCCGGAAGCTGTCCCCGCGCCGCATTGATGGCGGCCTGCACGTCGCGCGCCGCGGCATTGATGTTGCGGCTCAGATCGAACTGCATGGTGACGTTGGTGGACCCAAGCTGGCTGGTCGAGGTCATTTCGGTGATGCCGGCAATGCGTCCGAACTGGCGTTCCAGGGGAGTGGCCACAGCTGAGGCCATCGTTTCCGGACTGGCGCCCGGTAATCCCGCCTGCACCGAGATGGTGGGGAATTCCACCTCCGGAAGCGGCGAGACCGGCAGCAGGAAATAGGCGATGATCCCCGCCATCAGCACCGCCACCGCGAGCAGCGAGGTCCCGACCGGCCGGCGTATGAAGGGAGCAGAGACGCTCATGGTTAGTCCGCCGGCACCGATTCTGCATTGATGGGATTGCCGACGCGGTAACGCGACAGCTTGCGCGCCAGCCGGTCAAAGAAGAGGTAAACCACGGGCGTGGTGTACAGCGTCAGCAACTGGCTGAGGAGCAGCCCGCCGACAATGGTGATGCCGAGCGGATGGCGCAACTCGGAACCTGTGCCGCGACCCAACGCCAGCGGCAGCCCGCCGAAGAGCGCCGCCATGGTGGTCATCATGATGGGGCGGAAGCGCAGCAGGCAAGCCTGGTAGATGGCGTCTTCCGGAGGCATGCCATCCTTGCGCTCGGCCTCGAGCGCGAAATCGATCATCATGATGGCGTTCTTTTTCACGATGCCGATCAGCAGCACCATGCCGATCAGTCCGACCACGCCGAGGTCCATGCCGAACAGGAGCAGCGCCAGCAAGGCGCCTACGCCGGCGGACGGGAGGGTAGAGAGAATGGTGATGGGATGAATATAGCTTTCGTAGAGCACGCCGAGCACGATGTAGACCGTGATCACGGCCGCCAGGATCAGGATCGGCTCGTTCTTTAGCGATGATTGAAACGCCGCCGCCGTCCCCTGGAAGCTGGCGTGGATACTTGTCGGCAACCCGATTTCCTTCTCCGCCTCCTGGATCGCCTTCACGGCGTGGCCAAGCGAGAGCCTGGGGGCAATATTGAATGACAGCGTCGCCGCCGGAAATTGTCCCTGGTGATTGATGGTGAGCGGCGCATTGATATTCTGCACCCGCGTGAACGTGGTCAGTGGAACCGAGCCCCCATTTGCGGTGTGTACGTAAATGTCTTTCAGATTGTCCGGGGTAACCTGGAACCTCGGATCCACTTCCAGCACCACGTGGTACTGGTTCAACTGGGTGAAGATGGTCGAGACCTGCCGCTGACCGAAGGCGTCGTAGAGGGTGTTGTCAAGGTCGGCGGGAAGAATGCCCAGCCGTCCGGCGGTGTCGCGGTCAATCGTGATGGCCGCCTGCAATCCGCCATTCTGCTGGTCGCTGGCGACATCGCGCAACTCCGGCCGGGTGCGCAGCTTGTCCACCAGGCGCGGCGTCCACTCTCCCAACTCCTGCGCGTTGGCGTCTTCGATCGTGTACTGGTACTGCGTGCGGCTGACCCGGTCCTCGACGGTCAGGTCTTGCACCGGCTGCATGTAGAGCGTGACGCCCTGCACCTGCGCCAGCTGTGGCTGCAGCCGCTGAATGACCTCCGAAGCCGTTGAGTTGCGCTTGTCGCGCGGCTTCAGGTTCACCTGGATGCGACCGCTGTTGATCGTCGTGTTGATGCCGTCCACGCCGATGAACGACGAAAGGTTCGCCACATCCGGGTCTTTGAGGATGATCTCGGCGAGTTTCTGCTGGCGCTCCGCCATCGCCTGGAAGGAAACCGTTTGCGAGGCTTCCGAGATCCCCAGGATCGCGCCCGTATCCTGCACCGGGAAAAACCCCTTGGGCACGACGATGTAAAGGAAGATGGTCAGCACCAGCGTGCCCACCGTGACCAGCAGCGTTTCCCGCTGGTGACGCAGCACCCACCGCAGTGTCGTGCCGTACTTCTCGATGACGTTGTGAAAGAACTGCTCCGACTTGCGGTAGAACCAGCCTTGCTCCTGTTCCGTCCGGTGGCGGAGCAGCTTGGCGCACATCATCGGCGTAAGGGTCAGAGATATACCCGCCGATACCAGGATGGTCACCGCCAGGGTAACCGCGAATTCGCGGAACAGTCGTCCGACCACGTCGCCCATGAACAGCAGCGGGATGAGCACCGCGATCAGCGACACGGTCAACGACACGATGGTGAAGCCGATCTGCTCCGATCCCTTCAGCGCCGCCATCACCGGGGAATCGCCTTCCTCGATGTAGCGGGCAATGTTTTCGATCATGACGATGGCGTCGTCCACCACGAAGCCGGTGGAAATGGTCAGCGCCATCAGAGAAAGATTGTCGAGACTGTACCCCAGCAGGTACATCACCCCGAACGTCCCCACCAGCGACAGCGGCACCGTGATGCTGGGAATCACCGTCGCCGACAGCGTCCGCAGGAAAAGAAACATGACCATGACCACCAGGGCGATGGTCAGGACCAGCTCGAATTTCACGTCCGCCACCGAGGCGCGAATCGTTTCCGTGCGGTCGGCGACCACTTCCGCCTTCACCGCGCTGGGCAGCGCCGCCCGCAGCGTCGGCAGCAGCGTCTGAATGCGATCCACGACGCTGATGATGTTCGCGCCCGGCTGGCGCTGGATGTTCATGATTACGGCCGGATGCAGGTTCTCCCAGGCCGCCTGCTTCACGTTCTCGGCGCTGTCGACGACGGTCGCAACATCCATCACCCTCACCGGTGAGCCGTTGCGGTAAGCGATGATCACCGGTTTATAGCCGGCGCTCGACATCAGCTGATCGTCGGCCCCGATGGTGTAGGCCAGCCGCGGCCCTTCAATGCTGCCCTTGGCCTGATCCACGTTGGCCTGCGTCAGCACCGTCCGCAGGTCCTCCAGGCCCAGGCCGTAGGAGGCGAGCGCGGTCGGATTCGCCTGCACACGCACCGCCGGCTTTTGCCCGCCGCTGATGGACACCAGCCCGACGCCGGGTATCTGCGAAATTTTCTGCGCCAGCGTGGTGTCGGCCAAGTCTTCGACCTTCGAGAGCGGCAGCGTGTCCGACGACAGCGCCAGCGTCAGAACCGGCGCATCGGCGGGATTCGTCTTGGTATAGATGGGCGGGTTGGGAAGATCGCGCGGCAGGTAGGTGCCGGAGGCATTGATGGCTGCCTGCACCTCCTGCTCGGCGACATCA from Terriglobales bacterium encodes the following:
- a CDS encoding multidrug efflux RND transporter permease subunit, coding for MNPSRIFILRPVATSLLTVGLLLVGVVAYRQLPVSALPQVDYPTIQILTFYPGASPDVIASSVTTPLERQFGQLPGLNQMTSTSSFGSSIVVLQFNLNESIDVAEQEVQAAINASGTYLPRDLPNPPIYTKTNPADAPVLTLALSSDTLPLSKVEDLADTTLAQKISQIPGVGLVSISGGQKPAVRVQANPTALASYGLGLEDLRTVLTQANVDQAKGSIEGPRLAYTIGADDQLMSSAGYKPVIIAYRNGSPVRVMDVATVVDSAENVKQAAWENLHPAVIMNIQRQPGANIISVVDRIQTLLPTLRAALPSAVKAEVVADRTETIRASVADVKFELVLTIALVVMVMFLFLRTLSATVIPSITVPLSLVGTFGVMYLLGYSLDNLSLMALTISTGFVVDDAIVMIENIARYIEEGDSPVMAALKGSEQIGFTIVSLTVSLIAVLIPLLFMGDVVGRLFREFAVTLAVTILVSAGISLTLTPMMCAKLLRHRTEQEQGWFYRKSEQFFHNVIEKYGTTLRWVLRHQRETLLVTVGTLVLTIFLYIVVPKGFFPVQDTGAILGISEASQTVSFQAMAERQQKLAEIILKDPDVANLSSFIGVDGINTTINSGRIQVNLKPRDKRNSTASEVIQRLQPQLAQVQGVTLYMQPVQDLTVEDRVSRTQYQYTIEDANAQELGEWTPRLVDKLRTRPELRDVASDQQNGGLQAAITIDRDTAGRLGILPADLDNTLYDAFGQRQVSTIFTQLNQYHVVLEVDPRFQVTPDNLKDIYVHTANGGSVPLTTFTRVQNINAPLTINHQGQFPAATLSFNIAPRLSLGHAVKAIQEAEKEIGLPTSIHASFQGTAAAFQSSLKNEPILILAAVITVYIVLGVLYESYIHPITILSTLPSAGVGALLALLLFGMDLGVVGLIGMVLLIGIVKKNAIMMIDFALEAERKDGMPPEDAIYQACLLRFRPIMMTTMAALFGGLPLALGRGTGSELRHPLGITIVGGLLLSQLLTLYTTPVVYLFFDRLARKLSRYRVGNPINAESVPAD